In Candidatus Woesearchaeota archaeon, a single genomic region encodes these proteins:
- a CDS encoding transposase → MQQEQIEIRKTKGLEIAKTSRITKNDKGQWKVPSQTGAGFYIVESNGFEAKCSCPDHELRKCKCKHLWAVEMIVTQQIDNEGNVTITQTVRKTYSQNWKQYNVAQQHEKELFMKLLSDITSRIKSTSYEFGRPSNSIGDTIYSMIFKVYSTFSGRRFSTDLELAKENELTEQKIPYNSMFRYFQKEELTPLLSQMVTITSLPLKSVEKDFGIDSTGFGTSNFQRWYSFKHGKEISSRRWVKCHFMNGHKTNVITSVSITSEFDNDCPELKQLVNMTAEHFNMDEISCDKAYLSQDNLELINEKGATAFIPFKSNSQPSGNGMVWKKMYHYFMLNNEDFLNHYHKRSNSETTIMMIKSKFGDSVRSKKWTAQINEVLCKVICHNICCVIMEMHTLGINPDFCLKRQSPAPEVREN, encoded by the coding sequence ATGCAACAAGAACAAATCGAGATAAGGAAAACAAAGGGACTTGAAATAGCCAAAACGTCGAGAATAACCAAGAACGATAAAGGACAATGGAAAGTACCATCACAGACGGGAGCAGGGTTTTACATTGTTGAAAGCAATGGCTTTGAAGCGAAATGCTCATGTCCTGACCATGAATTAAGAAAATGCAAATGTAAGCATTTGTGGGCTGTTGAAATGATTGTTACCCAACAAATAGACAATGAGGGGAATGTAACAATAACGCAGACAGTAAGGAAAACTTATTCCCAGAACTGGAAGCAGTACAACGTCGCCCAACAGCATGAAAAAGAGTTATTTATGAAACTACTTTCTGATATAACGAGCAGAATTAAAAGCACGTCCTATGAATTTGGGCGACCTTCCAACAGCATAGGAGATACAATCTATTCAATGATTTTCAAGGTATATTCGACCTTTTCAGGAAGAAGATTCTCTACTGATTTGGAACTCGCAAAGGAAAATGAGCTTACCGAGCAGAAAATACCCTATAACAGTATGTTCAGGTATTTTCAGAAAGAGGAATTAACGCCTTTGTTATCCCAAATGGTAACTATCACAAGTTTGCCTTTAAAGTCAGTGGAAAAAGATTTTGGAATTGACAGCACGGGCTTTGGAACTTCAAACTTTCAAAGATGGTATTCCTTCAAGCACGGCAAAGAGATTTCATCAAGAAGATGGGTTAAATGCCACTTTATGAATGGTCACAAAACAAATGTGATAACAAGCGTTTCTATTACCTCTGAATTTGACAACGATTGCCCTGAGTTAAAGCAGTTAGTGAACATGACAGCCGAGCATTTCAATATGGATGAAATAAGCTGTGACAAGGCATATCTAAGCCAAGATAATCTCGAATTGATTAATGAGAAAGGGGCAACTGCTTTTATTCCCTTCAAAAGCAACAGCCAACCGTCAGGAAATGGAATGGTATGGAAGAAAATGTATCATTACTTCATGTTAAATAACGAGGACTTCCTAAACCATTACCACAAGCGAAGCAACTCAGAAACTACAATAATGATGATTAAATCCAAGTTTGGTGATTCAGTAAGAAGCAAAAAGTGGACTGCTCAGATAAACGAGGTATTGTGCAAAGTAATCTGCCATAATATCTGCTGTGTCATCATGGAAATGCACACGCTAGGAATAAACCCTGATTTTTGCCTCAAAAGACAATCGCCTGCCCCAGAAGTCAGGGAAAATTAG
- a CDS encoding macro domain-containing protein has translation MKIGRSPTTDLFIVEGDITRSGMDAIVNAANEDLAGGGGVDGAIHAAAGERELYRAAQTAKAERGWKKVPTGESVITPGFNLAKRGTRYVIHTVGPIQYVHGDQALPLLENCLRTSLGLAEQQGDIRSIAYPLISTGIFSVPVATFAYAAQNVLPGYDFRSINHVALYVFPGSRTQQETIPTLRRILGVR, from the coding sequence ATGAAAATAGGAAGATCCCCAACAACTGATTTATTTATTGTTGAAGGAGACATTACCCGGTCAGGGATGGATGCTATTGTAAACGCTGCTAACGAGGACTTAGCAGGAGGTGGAGGAGTAGATGGTGCCATCCATGCAGCAGCGGGTGAGAGAGAATTATACCGAGCTGCACAAACAGCCAAAGCAGAAAGAGGATGGAAAAAAGTCCCTACAGGAGAATCAGTCATAACACCAGGATTTAATCTTGCCAAGAGAGGTACTCGGTATGTCATTCATACCGTGGGACCCATACAATATGTTCATGGAGATCAAGCATTACCGCTTTTAGAAAATTGCTTGAGAACCAGCCTAGGTTTAGCTGAGCAGCAAGGAGATATTAGAAGTATAGCCTACCCTCTTATCAGTACTGGAATCTTCAGTGTACCAGTCGCGACATTTGCCTATGCCGCACAGAATGTATTGCCCGGGTATGATTTCAGAAGCATAAACCATGTTGCTCTGTATGTTTTTCCAGGATCACGTACACAACAAGAAACAATTCCCACATTGCGGCGTATTTTGGGCGTAAGGTGA
- a CDS encoding CopG family transcriptional regulator: MERKTTSLKIDPELWKEAKKHAIDKDIELSEYIEGLIKADITKSDKYNAKFKK; this comes from the coding sequence ATGGAACGTAAGACGACAAGCTTGAAAATTGACCCTGAATTGTGGAAGGAAGCAAAAAAGCACGCTATTGATAAGGATATTGAACTTTCAGAATATATTGAAGGATTGATAAAGGCAGATATAACAAAAAGTGACAAATATAACGCAAAGTTTAAAAAGTAG
- a CDS encoding CDP-archaeol synthase, whose protein sequence is MLLTLILQSFWFFLPAGMANMAPVFVMKLAFLDAPIDAHKTYRGKQIFGEHKTYRGFFFGILAAIVVLVIQKKLYESSTLIQTYALFNYEEVNAFTLGFLFGFGALFGDLIESFFKRRNDIPEGKVWIPWDQIDWIIGTIVFIWFVIPIPLLVMVIGLILFGLLHVLMNYFGYVFGIKPTVL, encoded by the coding sequence ATGCTACTAACGCTTATCCTCCAATCTTTTTGGTTTTTCCTCCCTGCGGGAATGGCCAATATGGCTCCTGTTTTTGTGATGAAGCTTGCCTTTCTTGATGCCCCCATTGATGCTCATAAGACATACAGAGGAAAGCAGATCTTTGGTGAACATAAAACCTATCGGGGATTTTTCTTTGGGATACTTGCTGCTATTGTCGTTCTGGTGATTCAAAAGAAACTTTATGAGTCATCTACCTTGATACAAACATACGCTTTGTTCAACTATGAAGAGGTTAACGCTTTTACTCTTGGATTTTTGTTTGGCTTTGGTGCCTTGTTTGGAGACCTTATCGAAAGCTTCTTTAAACGGAGAAATGACATTCCTGAAGGAAAGGTATGGATTCCTTGGGATCAGATTGATTGGATAATTGGCACCATTGTTTTCATCTGGTTTGTTATTCCTATTCCGCTACTGGTTATGGTAATAGGACTCATCCTCTTCGGACTCCTTCATGTACTGATGAACTACTTTGGTTATGTCTTTGGTATAAAGCCTACCGTACTCTAA
- a CDS encoding CDP-alcohol phosphatidyltransferase family protein has translation MYYNIPYLTRLQDKAVEPFVKVLYERLRIEAHNLTYLNLLLSLTAAVFFFLNSWQWGYVLLATALFIDFLDGPMARIYQKTSVQGERLDMMVDRVAELTIFLALVLNGTVSIFLALAAYYAIILVTVLSRKTRLDLGGKRTFLFFGIFMSFNVVFALIFFFNLGVFILQLLVLDYRNDKKTYFSTSSYN, from the coding sequence ATGTATTATAATATTCCTTATCTGACAAGACTTCAAGATAAGGCGGTTGAACCTTTTGTAAAAGTACTCTATGAACGATTGCGGATAGAAGCCCATAACCTCACCTACCTTAATCTTCTTCTCAGCCTTACTGCTGCAGTTTTCTTTTTCCTGAATTCGTGGCAATGGGGGTATGTCCTTCTTGCAACTGCTTTGTTTATTGATTTTCTTGATGGGCCAATGGCACGAATCTATCAGAAAACATCAGTACAAGGCGAACGCTTGGACATGATGGTTGATCGTGTTGCAGAACTGACTATTTTTCTTGCCTTGGTGCTTAACGGAACCGTTAGCATCTTTCTCGCGTTGGCTGCTTATTATGCTATTATTCTCGTAACTGTACTCAGTAGGAAAACAAGACTGGACCTTGGTGGTAAACGGACCTTTTTATTCTTTGGTATTTTTATGTCTTTTAATGTTGTATTTGCCCTGATCTTCTTCTTTAATCTAGGTGTGTTTATTCTTCAGCTATTGGTTTTGGATTACAGAAATGATAAGAAAACCTACTTCAGTACTTCATCCTATAATTGA